A single region of the Prevotella sp. HUN102 genome encodes:
- the ispF gene encoding 2-C-methyl-D-erythritol 2,4-cyclodiphosphate synthase produces the protein MNTFPKIRVGMGYDVHKLVEGRALWLGGIKIDHTMGLLGHSDADVLIHAICDALLGAANMRDIGYHFPDTSDATLDMDSKIILRQTIELLASKGYTVGNIDATVAAEKPKINPHIPAMVSCMAEIIGCDEDQISIKATTSEKMGFVGRQEGMAAYAVCLIQKA, from the coding sequence ATGAACACTTTCCCAAAAATCCGTGTCGGTATGGGCTACGACGTCCACAAGCTCGTTGAAGGGCGTGCGCTCTGGCTCGGCGGAATAAAAATCGATCACACAATGGGGCTGCTCGGACACAGCGATGCCGACGTGCTTATCCACGCCATTTGCGATGCTCTGCTCGGTGCGGCGAATATGCGCGACATAGGCTACCATTTCCCAGACACTTCGGATGCCACACTCGATATGGATTCCAAGATTATCCTCAGGCAGACCATCGAACTGTTGGCTTCCAAAGGCTACACTGTGGGCAACATCGACGCCACCGTGGCTGCCGAGAAACCGAAGATAAATCCCCACATACCCGCAATGGTCAGTTGTATGGCTGAGATAATCGGATGCGACGAAGACCAAATATCCATCAAGGCAACGACTTCCGAGAAGATGGGGTTCGTGGGCAGACAGGAGGGAATGGCTGCCTACGCCGTCTGTCTGATTCAAAAAGCATAA
- a CDS encoding site-specific integrase, with protein sequence MQTDKFKVLLYLKKSGLDKLGQAPIMGRITYGRTIAQFSCKLSCDPKLWNARESRLNGKSREAVATNGKLERLLLSVQSAYRTLCERGAEFTATDIKELFQGSMQTQITFLERYDRMVEDMEQKVGIEIKATTMSSYHTVRKHLQAFISEKYHTADIPFGQMEEDFLECLQHYSVGKLGHSQGYYRKMVLAVKKVCRLVYREGLTERQLFAHIEIERGENKQPRALDRASLDKLLGLTFEPYEVELETARNLFLFSCYTGVAYCDMIALNQEHLFTDDEGALWLKFRRQKTNTLCRVKLLSEAVRLIERYQSDERSTLFAPIAYSAYLVQLKALQLRAGISIPLSAHVGRHTFATLITLERGVPIETVSRMLGHSNIQTTERYAHVTPKKLFDEFERFLSFTEDLQLSL encoded by the coding sequence ATGCAAACAGACAAATTCAAGGTGTTGCTCTACCTGAAAAAGAGCGGATTGGACAAGTTGGGGCAAGCTCCGATAATGGGGCGTATAACCTACGGGCGAACCATCGCCCAATTCAGTTGTAAGCTCTCGTGCGACCCCAAGTTGTGGAATGCTCGTGAGAGCAGACTGAACGGCAAGAGCCGTGAAGCGGTGGCAACTAACGGCAAGTTGGAACGCTTGCTTCTCTCGGTACAGTCGGCTTATCGAACCCTTTGTGAGCGAGGTGCAGAGTTTACTGCAACAGACATCAAGGAGCTGTTCCAAGGAAGTATGCAAACTCAAATCACCTTTCTGGAGCGATACGACCGAATGGTCGAAGATATGGAGCAAAAGGTAGGCATCGAAATAAAGGCTACAACTATGAGTAGTTACCACACTGTTCGCAAGCACTTACAAGCCTTTATCAGCGAGAAGTACCACACGGCAGATATTCCTTTCGGACAGATGGAAGAAGATTTCTTGGAATGCCTGCAACACTACTCGGTCGGGAAGTTGGGGCATTCGCAAGGTTATTATCGTAAGATGGTTTTGGCGGTGAAGAAAGTCTGTCGTTTGGTGTATCGTGAGGGCTTGACAGAACGACAACTATTCGCTCACATAGAGATAGAACGAGGAGAGAATAAACAACCTCGTGCCTTGGATAGGGCTTCATTGGATAAGTTGTTGGGCTTGACATTTGAGCCGTATGAAGTGGAGCTGGAAACCGCCCGTAATCTCTTTCTCTTCTCCTGTTATACGGGCGTTGCCTATTGCGATATGATTGCCCTGAATCAAGAACATCTCTTTACAGACGATGAGGGAGCATTGTGGCTGAAGTTCCGCAGACAAAAGACCAATACCCTTTGCCGTGTGAAACTCCTATCCGAAGCGGTGCGTTTGATAGAGCGGTATCAGTCTGATGAACGTAGTACGCTCTTTGCTCCCATAGCTTATTCTGCTTACCTTGTCCAACTCAAAGCCCTGCAACTTCGGGCGGGTATCTCCATTCCCCTTTCGGCACACGTCGGTCGCCACACTTTTGCAACCTTGATAACCTTGGAACGTGGTGTTCCCATCGAAACGGTAAGCCGAATGCTGGGGCATAGCAACATCCAAACGACCGAGCGATACGCCCACGTCACCCCGAAGAAGCTCTTCGATGAGTTCGAGCGATTTCTCTCTTTCACCGAAGATTTACAACTCTCTTTGTGA
- a CDS encoding IS982 family transposase has protein sequence MLTEGKVTEIFCMADDFCKFFDALMAKYTLKPSDKRKYHRDSTMSKAEIMLIMILFHDSGYRCLKHFYLEKVCKHLRHLFPEVVSYNRFVELEREVAIPLALFIKKVLLGKCTGISFVDSTPLRVCRNQRIHIHKVFRGIAQRGKCSMGWFFGFKLHLICNERGELLNFMITPGGLDDRKPLEYKAFVEFIHGKLVGDKGYISKGLFQRLFVDGIQLITKLKSNMKGALMSVSDKLLLRKRAIIETVNDELKNIAQVEHSRHRSFDNFIVNLLGGIAAYCLFPKKPCINVQRTLDTQLALF, from the coding sequence ATGCTTACCGAGGGCAAAGTTACAGAAATATTTTGTATGGCAGATGACTTCTGCAAGTTTTTTGACGCACTGATGGCAAAATATACGCTAAAACCGTCTGACAAGAGGAAGTATCACCGTGATTCCACGATGTCCAAGGCTGAAATCATGCTGATTATGATACTCTTTCACGATTCAGGCTATCGTTGCCTGAAGCATTTCTATCTTGAGAAGGTGTGCAAGCATTTACGTCATCTGTTTCCCGAGGTAGTCTCGTACAACCGTTTCGTAGAATTGGAAAGGGAAGTCGCCATCCCCTTGGCTTTGTTTATCAAAAAGGTCCTGCTGGGCAAATGCACAGGCATCAGTTTTGTTGACAGTACACCTCTTCGCGTCTGCCGAAACCAGAGAATACACATTCATAAGGTTTTCAGGGGCATTGCCCAAAGAGGGAAATGCTCCATGGGGTGGTTCTTCGGATTCAAGTTGCATTTAATCTGCAACGAGAGAGGAGAACTTCTCAACTTCATGATTACCCCAGGTGGTCTTGATGACCGTAAGCCTTTGGAATACAAAGCCTTTGTAGAGTTTATACATGGCAAGTTGGTCGGTGACAAGGGATATATCAGCAAGGGGCTCTTCCAAAGACTTTTCGTTGATGGCATACAACTTATTACCAAGTTGAAAAGCAACATGAAAGGAGCATTGATGAGCGTCTCGGACAAACTGCTGCTCAGAAAGAGGGCTATCATAGAAACGGTGAACGATGAACTCAAGAACATTGCACAGGTGGAGCACTCCAGGCATCGGTCCTTTGACAATTTCATCGTCAATTTATTGGGGGGCATTGCGGCCTATTGCCTGTTTCCAAAGAAGCCGTGCATCAATGTACAAAGGACATTGGACACACAGCTTGCTTTGTTCTGA
- a CDS encoding Imm12 family immunity protein, translating into MEIILISAIGGDISPEIKAKNIHQLVIEVRKSLKTQFKDKFFYGVDKIKINLYVSGDISEYCTDSSVTKCRYFQKKQEIASEFCIDRSYWFSEPFLDYKRKFLLFMEASLSNLNAFMDKRLKSDGLKFDSTLFQETISESLISLTI; encoded by the coding sequence ATGGAAATCATTTTAATCTCTGCTATTGGAGGAGACATTTCACCTGAGATTAAAGCAAAGAATATTCATCAATTGGTGATAGAGGTAAGGAAATCCTTAAAAACTCAATTTAAAGATAAGTTCTTCTATGGGGTTGATAAGATAAAGATTAACTTATATGTTAGTGGAGATATATCTGAGTATTGCACAGATTCTAGTGTTACAAAATGTAGATATTTTCAGAAAAAGCAAGAAATCGCTTCCGAATTTTGTATTGATAGGAGCTATTGGTTTTCTGAACCATTTCTTGACTACAAAAGAAAATTTCTTCTGTTTATGGAGGCTTCTTTGTCAAACTTAAATGCATTTATGGACAAACGGTTGAAGTCTGATGGACTAAAATTTGATAGCACTTTATTTCAAGAGACAATCTCTGAAAGCCTAATTTCTTTGACTATATAA
- the tsf gene encoding translation elongation factor Ts: MAVSIEDIKKLRAMTGAGLGDVKKALTEAEGDFDKAKELLRERGLAIAAKRSDRETSNGCVLVKTGDKFAAMVAVKCETDFVANGQDFIAMVQEILDAAVAAKAKSLDEVKALKLANGDDAANTVQQRSGITGEKMEIDGYNFIEGDNISAYDHMGKHTLATLVQLNQENEEAGHKVAMQVAAMKPVALNEASVPQEVKDEEYKVAIEKTKEEQVEKAVVAAIKKAGINANLVDSDEHIESNINKGWLTREDADKALEIKKTVSEEKAASLNQGMIENIAKGRLNKFFKDNCLVDQEFQFSDGDKINVADWLKSQAKDLEVIDYKRFTLSAD, encoded by the coding sequence ATGGCTGTATCTATTGAAGATATCAAGAAGCTTCGCGCTATGACAGGTGCTGGTCTTGGAGACGTTAAGAAGGCTCTTACAGAGGCTGAAGGTGATTTCGACAAGGCAAAGGAATTGCTCCGCGAGCGTGGTTTGGCTATCGCTGCAAAGCGTTCAGACCGTGAAACCTCAAACGGTTGTGTACTCGTAAAGACTGGCGACAAGTTCGCTGCTATGGTAGCTGTAAAGTGTGAGACTGACTTCGTTGCCAACGGTCAGGACTTCATCGCTATGGTACAGGAAATCCTCGACGCAGCAGTAGCTGCAAAGGCTAAGTCGCTCGACGAAGTTAAGGCTTTGAAGCTCGCTAACGGCGACGACGCAGCTAATACGGTTCAGCAGCGTTCAGGTATTACTGGCGAGAAGATGGAAATCGACGGTTATAACTTCATCGAAGGCGACAACATCTCTGCTTACGACCACATGGGCAAGCACACGCTTGCTACACTCGTTCAGCTCAATCAGGAGAATGAAGAGGCTGGCCACAAGGTAGCTATGCAGGTAGCTGCAATGAAGCCGGTAGCTTTGAACGAGGCTTCAGTTCCACAGGAAGTGAAAGACGAAGAGTACAAGGTGGCTATCGAGAAGACCAAGGAAGAACAGGTAGAGAAGGCTGTTGTTGCTGCTATCAAGAAGGCAGGCATCAACGCTAACCTCGTGGATAGCGACGAACACATCGAATCAAACATCAACAAGGGATGGCTGACTCGTGAAGATGCAGACAAGGCTCTCGAAATCAAGAAGACTGTTTCTGAAGAAAAGGCAGCCAGCTTGAATCAGGGGATGATTGAAAACATCGCAAAGGGTCGTCTGAACAAGTTCTTCAAGGACAACTGTCTCGTTGATCAGGAATTCCAGTTCAGCGACGGCGATAAGATCAACGTAGCAGACTGGTTGAAGAGTCAGGCTAAGGATCTTGAGGTTATTGACTACAAGCGATTCACACTCTCAGCCGACTAA
- the porV gene encoding type IX secretion system outer membrane channel protein PorV, which yields MNKSFRILSLSLLLTAAVTTSAQDKRDIFNPVRNSVTSQMIAPDARAAGMGDAGAATDPDVYSQFWNPAKYPFAISRAGVSLNYTPWLRQLVNDMGLAYLSGYYRIGDYSAVSGSVRYFSLGEVQGDYSQETNSSAFTIKPYEMSFDVAYSLMLSEKFSLGAAVRWIYSDLTYTFTEETTPGSAFAADISAYYQNYVNLGSRECQLGLGLNISNIGSKITFGGDNRAEFIPTNLRLGASLMIPVDEFNRFTIAADANKLLVPTHPIRQTDESEIDYQDRVQKEYYDVSSISGIFKSFSDAPRGFSEELEEVQWSVGAEYVYHDQFSVRAGYHHESENKGNRKYFTVGAGFKMNVFSLDAGYVIATAKSNPLDQTLRFSLTFDMDGIKDLFNRR from the coding sequence ATGAACAAGTCTTTTAGAATATTGAGCCTTTCGCTGCTGCTGACGGCAGCCGTTACCACCTCAGCACAGGACAAGAGAGACATTTTCAATCCCGTTCGCAACTCCGTTACCTCGCAGATGATTGCTCCCGATGCACGTGCGGCAGGTATGGGCGACGCCGGTGCAGCTACCGATCCCGACGTTTACTCGCAGTTCTGGAATCCCGCCAAATATCCGTTTGCCATTTCGCGTGCCGGCGTTTCGCTGAACTACACGCCGTGGCTGCGCCAGTTGGTCAATGATATGGGACTGGCTTACCTTTCAGGCTACTACCGAATCGGCGATTACAGTGCCGTGTCGGGTTCTGTCCGCTACTTCTCGCTCGGCGAAGTGCAGGGCGATTACTCACAAGAGACAAACTCCAGTGCCTTTACCATCAAGCCCTACGAAATGTCGTTCGACGTGGCATACTCGCTGATGCTGAGCGAAAAGTTCTCTTTGGGTGCAGCCGTGCGATGGATTTACTCCGACCTTACCTATACCTTCACGGAAGAAACAACTCCGGGTTCTGCATTCGCTGCCGATATATCCGCCTACTATCAGAACTACGTAAATCTGGGCAGCCGTGAATGCCAGCTCGGGCTCGGCTTGAACATTTCAAACATCGGTTCAAAGATTACCTTCGGCGGCGACAACCGTGCAGAATTCATTCCTACCAACCTCCGTCTGGGTGCTTCGCTTATGATTCCTGTTGATGAGTTCAACCGTTTTACCATCGCAGCCGATGCCAACAAACTGCTGGTGCCTACGCACCCGATACGCCAGACGGACGAATCGGAAATCGACTATCAGGACCGTGTGCAGAAGGAATACTACGACGTTTCCTCCATCTCCGGCATTTTCAAGAGCTTCAGCGATGCGCCCCGCGGCTTCTCGGAAGAGCTTGAAGAGGTGCAGTGGAGCGTAGGGGCCGAATACGTGTACCACGACCAGTTCTCCGTTCGCGCCGGTTATCATCACGAGAGCGAGAACAAGGGCAACAGAAAATATTTCACAGTCGGTGCAGGCTTCAAGATGAACGTGTTCTCGCTCGATGCGGGCTATGTGATTGCAACGGCAAAGAGCAATCCTCTCGACCAGACCCTGCGCTTCTCCCTCACGTTCGATATGGACGGAATCAAGGATTTGTTCAACAGAAGATAA
- a CDS encoding DUF416 family protein — translation MIENQIQNRILNLSPNKQLLFGVSCVIRMQVYLERYLISKGQFSSFAIIRNLIDKTLFRCAMDQFNQIVKNTNIEDIHLIEQIIPDTDEDGSNEAVLAQNAAIALAYCLDFTEENNVDFINYCRLKAIETADIIALGILNLENSDSLVSKELAVQSQVLDIINYMKRDFNSMDIQEFKQIITQFKMEY, via the coding sequence ATGATTGAAAATCAAATTCAAAATAGAATATTGAACCTATCCCCCAATAAACAATTATTGTTTGGTGTCAGCTGTGTTATAAGAATGCAAGTGTATCTTGAACGTTACTTGATAAGCAAGGGACAGTTTTCTAGTTTTGCTATAATCAGAAACTTAATTGATAAAACTCTCTTCCGTTGTGCTATGGATCAGTTTAATCAAATTGTAAAGAACACCAATATTGAAGACATACATTTGATAGAACAGATAATTCCTGATACAGATGAAGACGGGAGTAATGAAGCTGTTCTGGCACAGAATGCTGCAATTGCATTGGCATACTGCCTAGATTTCACTGAAGAAAATAATGTCGATTTTATAAATTATTGTAGACTGAAAGCTATTGAAACTGCAGATATTATTGCATTGGGTATCCTGAATTTAGAAAATTCAGACTCACTGGTTTCTAAGGAACTTGCAGTTCAAAGTCAAGTGTTAGATATAATAAACTACATGAAGAGAGATTTTAATAGCATGGATATTCAGGAATTCAAACAAATAATTACTCAATTCAAAATGGAATATTGA
- a CDS encoding fumarylacetoacetate hydrolase family protein gives MKIFCIGMNYAQHNNALHGTLLKTEEPVIFIKPDSAILKDHKPFFIPDDMGRIEYETELVVRICRLGKTIPERFAHRYYDAVTVGIDFTARELQKKLKENGRPWELAKGFDGSAALGDWIDKEKFLDIQRLHFHLDINGKTIQEGCTSDMLYKVDEIISYISRYFTLKTGDILYTGCPTGCGPVHIDDHLEGYIEDRKVLDFNCK, from the coding sequence ATGAAGATTTTCTGCATCGGTATGAATTACGCTCAGCACAATAATGCGCTGCACGGTACGTTATTAAAGACAGAGGAGCCTGTGATTTTCATCAAACCAGACTCTGCTATTCTGAAAGACCATAAGCCTTTCTTCATACCCGATGATATGGGAAGAATCGAATATGAAACGGAATTGGTGGTAAGAATATGCCGATTGGGCAAGACTATTCCCGAACGTTTCGCACACAGATACTACGATGCCGTAACTGTCGGTATAGATTTTACGGCACGTGAATTGCAGAAGAAACTCAAAGAGAACGGCAGACCTTGGGAACTTGCGAAGGGTTTTGATGGTTCTGCTGCATTAGGCGATTGGATTGACAAGGAGAAATTCCTCGACATTCAGCGTCTTCATTTCCATCTTGACATCAACGGAAAGACTATTCAGGAGGGATGCACAAGCGATATGCTCTACAAAGTAGATGAAATCATCAGCTATATAAGCAGGTATTTCACGCTGAAAACCGGCGACATACTATATACCGGTTGCCCTACCGGCTGTGGGCCGGTGCATATCGACGACCATTTGGAAGGATATATAGAAGACAGAAAAGTCCTTGACTTCAACTGTAAATAG
- the porU gene encoding type IX secretion system sortase PorU, with product MKRTIFSLLLTVLCITANAQKQRFFNLTVEDVTIDSVLPRFSYSIPIGENYADSTYELEIRYPEFLDMSRQDIARYNAITAEVPGVLPEIYQQIAVERKKGSLEFSLVPIVERNGKKQFLVSFMIAMTSKPIAKTRSARRSQAHKLPDGNERYAKNSVLAKGKWAKIRVPANGVYNLTNDIVRKAGFSDVNKVRIYGYGGHLQNEQLTAAFIQEYDDLKEVESCIVGGKRLFYARGPVSWENNTTVKRIRNPYSEYGYYFITEDGEAPLTVDSATFLSNVYPQADDYHAIHEVDNFSWYNGGRNLFENTPIAINTTKTYTLKNKTGSTSGTMGIGVTTGKYTTVVEVGVNGRSLGTISIRPGDSYDFGFESEQTYALDNLRSTDSITIKTLSGGPARLDYITIAYDNPKPAPNLANGTFPVPEYVHNITNQDLHSHGSVDMVIIIPTSQKLLAQAQRLAKFHQQHDGISVRIVPADELYNEFSSGTPDAMAYRRYMKMLYDRATTEAELPKSLLLFGDCVWDNRMLTAECRQLNPNDYLLAYESENSFSLTDCYINDGWYTLMDDGEGANLLSRDKEDIGVGRFPVTTVSDAQTLVDKTISYAENKNAGNWQNVIMFMADDGNNNLHMRDVNSTAETIMNAYPGYQVKKVMWDAYNRVTSSTGHSYPDVSSLIKQQQAQGALIMDYGGHGSEIQISHEAVLRINDFANFTNTNLPLWITASCDIMPFDATAANIGEEAMLNKKGGAMAFWGTTRTVYANYNKSINTAFLKHVLSFTNGKPTTLGEAQRLAKMDMINTGQDRTRNKLQYSLLGDPALSLNLPTLQTVIDSINGMPVDGSTQIMLKGGAIVKVKGHIANEKGALKDFNGLMTATVRDTRELIICKKQEETSNDAFKFYDRQKVLYNGSDSVRNGEFSFTFAVPRDLNYADGSGLINVYAVNSDHSLTAHGYEDSFHINGSEQVSNDSIGPSIYCYLNTPSFVNGGNVNSTPYFVAEITDKDGINAIGNGVGHDIQLIIDGKMERTYNLNDNFSFDFGSYTKGKTHFSIPELSEGRHQLKFRVWDILNNPSTATLDFNVVKGLAPDIESFSCTNNPATTQTTFIASHNYTGSNVDVEIDVFDTSGRLLWQHIEKGVSGGNTYTVDWNLTANDGTRLQTGVYLYRIRLGNGGSVKESKAKKLIVINNN from the coding sequence ATGAAAAGAACGATATTCAGCCTATTGCTCACTGTGCTCTGCATTACGGCAAACGCACAAAAGCAGCGTTTCTTCAATCTCACCGTTGAAGATGTTACGATAGACTCTGTTCTGCCACGTTTCAGCTATTCGATTCCGATTGGCGAAAACTATGCCGATTCAACCTACGAACTGGAAATACGATATCCTGAATTTCTTGATATGAGCAGGCAGGATATTGCCAGATACAATGCCATCACGGCAGAAGTACCGGGCGTATTGCCGGAAATCTATCAGCAGATTGCTGTTGAACGCAAGAAAGGCTCGCTGGAATTTTCACTTGTTCCCATTGTAGAACGCAACGGAAAGAAACAATTTCTGGTAAGTTTTATGATTGCAATGACCTCAAAACCCATTGCCAAGACCAGAAGTGCACGCCGTTCTCAGGCGCATAAACTGCCGGACGGCAACGAAAGATACGCTAAAAACTCTGTCCTTGCAAAGGGGAAATGGGCTAAAATCAGAGTTCCTGCCAACGGAGTGTACAATCTCACGAACGATATTGTGAGGAAAGCGGGCTTCAGCGATGTGAACAAAGTCAGGATTTATGGCTATGGAGGACATCTGCAAAACGAACAACTGACGGCTGCTTTCATTCAGGAATATGACGACCTGAAGGAAGTTGAGAGTTGCATTGTCGGAGGGAAACGCCTGTTTTACGCACGTGGTCCCGTAAGTTGGGAGAACAATACAACCGTCAAGCGCATCCGTAATCCATATTCCGAATACGGTTATTATTTCATTACAGAAGACGGGGAAGCTCCTCTCACAGTAGATTCCGCCACCTTCCTCTCAAACGTCTACCCTCAGGCCGACGATTATCACGCCATACACGAAGTAGACAATTTCAGTTGGTACAACGGCGGCCGAAATTTGTTTGAAAACACTCCGATTGCAATCAACACAACGAAGACCTATACGCTCAAGAACAAAACGGGTTCTACAAGCGGGACGATGGGAATCGGCGTTACTACGGGTAAATACACTACCGTGGTTGAAGTGGGAGTGAACGGCAGAAGTTTGGGCACAATCAGCATCCGACCGGGCGACTCATACGACTTCGGTTTTGAATCAGAACAAACTTATGCGCTGGACAATCTGCGTTCGACAGATTCTATCACAATAAAGACGCTTTCAGGTGGTCCGGCACGCCTCGATTACATTACAATCGCATACGACAATCCGAAGCCTGCGCCCAACCTTGCGAACGGCACATTCCCCGTTCCCGAATATGTACACAATATAACCAACCAAGACCTGCACAGCCACGGCAGCGTGGATATGGTCATCATCATTCCGACCAGCCAAAAACTATTGGCGCAAGCGCAAAGACTGGCAAAATTCCATCAGCAGCACGACGGAATCTCGGTAAGAATTGTTCCTGCCGACGAGCTATACAATGAATTTTCAAGTGGAACACCTGACGCGATGGCGTACCGCCGTTATATGAAGATGCTTTACGACCGTGCAACGACCGAAGCAGAACTGCCAAAGTCGCTGCTTCTCTTCGGCGACTGCGTTTGGGACAACAGAATGCTGACTGCCGAATGCCGACAACTCAACCCTAACGACTACCTTCTTGCCTACGAAAGCGAGAACTCTTTCAGCTTGACCGACTGCTACATAAACGACGGTTGGTACACGTTGATGGACGACGGAGAAGGTGCGAACCTTCTCAGCCGCGACAAGGAAGACATCGGCGTAGGCCGTTTCCCCGTTACAACCGTATCAGACGCACAGACATTGGTTGATAAAACCATCTCATACGCAGAAAACAAAAATGCCGGAAACTGGCAAAACGTAATTATGTTTATGGCCGACGACGGCAATAACAACCTTCACATGCGCGACGTAAACTCAACGGCGGAAACCATTATGAATGCCTATCCGGGCTATCAAGTGAAGAAAGTGATGTGGGATGCCTACAACCGTGTAACATCTTCCACCGGCCACAGCTATCCTGACGTTTCTTCGCTCATAAAGCAGCAACAGGCACAGGGCGCACTCATTATGGATTACGGCGGGCACGGCTCTGAAATTCAGATTTCGCACGAAGCAGTCCTGCGCATAAACGATTTCGCCAACTTCACCAACACCAACCTTCCACTCTGGATTACGGCAAGCTGCGACATTATGCCATTCGATGCAACGGCAGCAAACATAGGCGAAGAAGCTATGCTGAATAAAAAAGGTGGCGCAATGGCCTTTTGGGGAACCACCCGTACCGTGTATGCCAACTACAACAAGTCTATCAACACAGCTTTCCTGAAGCACGTACTGAGCTTTACCAACGGCAAACCGACCACACTCGGCGAAGCTCAACGCCTTGCGAAGATGGATATGATTAATACCGGACAGGACAGAACAAGGAACAAGCTGCAATATTCATTACTCGGCGACCCTGCCCTGTCGCTGAACCTCCCCACCCTGCAAACCGTAATAGACTCCATCAACGGTATGCCGGTTGATGGAAGCACGCAGATTATGCTCAAAGGAGGTGCGATTGTCAAGGTAAAGGGACACATTGCCAACGAGAAAGGCGCACTTAAAGACTTCAACGGCCTGATGACTGCGACCGTTCGAGACACACGCGAGCTGATTATCTGCAAGAAACAGGAAGAAACATCCAACGATGCTTTCAAATTCTACGACCGACAGAAGGTGCTCTACAACGGTTCAGATAGCGTTCGCAATGGCGAATTCAGCTTTACCTTCGCAGTTCCACGCGACCTCAACTACGCTGACGGTTCCGGACTGATCAACGTTTATGCCGTAAACTCCGACCATTCGCTGACGGCTCACGGCTATGAAGACAGTTTCCACATCAACGGTTCGGAACAAGTGAGCAATGATTCCATCGGTCCGTCCATCTACTGCTACCTCAACACGCCTTCATTCGTAAATGGTGGAAACGTAAACTCCACGCCATATTTCGTTGCTGAAATTACAGACAAAGACGGTATCAACGCCATAGGCAACGGAGTCGGGCACGATATTCAGCTGATAATCGACGGCAAAATGGAGCGCACTTATAACTTGAACGACAACTTCTCGTTCGACTTCGGCAGTTACACCAAGGGCAAAACCCACTTCAGCATACCGGAACTGTCCGAAGGACGCCATCAGTTGAAGTTCCGTGTGTGGGACATTCTCAACAATCCCTCAACTGCAACGCTCGACTTCAATGTTGTAAAAGGATTGGCACCCGACATTGAGAGTTTCAGCTGCACGAACAATCCTGCCACCACGCAGACCACGTTCATTGCCTCGCACAATTACACCGGCTCCAACGTGGATGTGGAAATAGACGTCTTCGACACCTCCGGTCGCCTGCTGTGGCAACACATCGAGAAAGGCGTATCGGGAGGCAACACCTACACCGTAGACTGGAATCTGACTGCAAACGACGGCACCCGCCTGCAAACCGGTGTGTATCTCTATCGCATCCGTCTCGGCAACGGAGGCTCCGTAAAAGAATCGAAGGCGAAGAAACTCATCGTCATAAACAATAATTAA
- a CDS encoding Imm26 family immunity protein gives MAKGDKKKYGSVYEMSLLSGKFIYVCWIREFSFGIFNYISEEPMKDLETLLSLGFKTYKACKETAVRKKIWKLIGQVDLEKEKITWPDLAIFLPYNKELFIEQSRVMRNGNPLIVPQKDYIDLLKRGYIYGFFDNYQVFERWLSSNIEGYPANQDILPLPNNIVEQP, from the coding sequence ATGGCGAAAGGAGACAAAAAAAAATACGGTAGTGTGTATGAAATGTCATTGTTAAGTGGCAAATTCATTTATGTGTGCTGGATAAGAGAGTTTAGCTTTGGTATATTTAACTATATTTCAGAGGAGCCAATGAAAGATTTGGAGACTCTTTTGTCTCTTGGTTTTAAGACTTACAAAGCGTGCAAAGAAACGGCTGTAAGGAAGAAAATTTGGAAACTAATAGGGCAAGTTGATTTAGAGAAAGAGAAAATAACATGGCCTGATTTAGCGATTTTTTTACCATATAATAAAGAACTTTTCATTGAACAATCAAGGGTAATGAGAAATGGGAATCCTTTGATTGTCCCTCAAAAGGATTATATCGACCTATTAAAAAGGGGGTACATCTATGGTTTTTTTGATAATTACCAAGTTTTTGAACGTTGGCTGTCCAGCAATATAGAAGGCTATCCTGCAAATCAGGATATACTTCCATTGCCCAATAATATAGTCGAACAACCTTAA